The genomic region ATGTTTTCTCCTTTAGCCAAACACACCATTAAGGTAGGCTTCAGTTCTTTTATCTTTGGGCACAGTGAACATCGTCTGGGTTTTGGCAAATTCCACCATTTCTCCCAGATACATAAAACCCGTGTAATCCGAAATACGCCCAGCCTGGGCAATATTATGAGTAACTATCAGAATTGTCACTTTATCTTTGAGGGCAAGGCACAATTCCTCGATTTTGGCAGTGGATTGGGGATCGAGAGCTGAGGTGGGCTCATCCA from Candidatus Stygibacter australis harbors:
- a CDS encoding phosphate ABC transporter ATP-binding protein; amino-acid sequence: DEPTSALDPQSTAKIEELCLALKDKVTILIVTHNIAQAGRISDYTGFMYLGEMVEFAKTQTMFTVPKDKRTEAYLNGVFG